Genomic DNA from Mastomys coucha isolate ucsf_1 unplaced genomic scaffold, UCSF_Mcou_1 pScaffold16, whole genome shotgun sequence:
tttctttctgtcttcctttctttccttccctttttcctccctttggTCCATCATTCACATCTAAAAGCACTTCCTTCCCCTTTGAAGATGGTCTTCCATAagcattcagagagagagagagagagagagagagagagagagagagagagagagagagagagagtattaatTAGGATGGCTTTATTTGCAAGCAACAGATGCCTCACCAAAATAGTTTAAACAATAAGGGGTTTATTGTCACACTCAAGCAGAGGGTCACTGGAACTAAGACTGGGCAACTCAGCAGCTTAAGCCCTTTCAGTGCAGAGAGGCTCCTTATGGCTGCTCTGTCATTCTCCTGGGGCTCAAGGAGGGATGGTGTCCAGCAGGGAAGAGAGGCACTTCTCCTCCACTTCGTATTATCAAGGCTAGATACTCTCTGGCCCATCCCCTCCCCTTGAAGAGTCTCTTTCAGTAGTGATGAGACTGAGTCATGGTGATCTAAGGCAGTCCTGATGCAATCCTTAAGGGTGAGGGTGGAGATAGGGGATTTCCTTCCTAGAACTCGTGGAAGGCAGAAAACTCAATCAAAACCAAGACTCTGCTGGTGTAGCGGGGACTTGGGGACACGGGGTGTGGCTGCTGGGTGGGCACCTAATAGTAGCCAACATGCCAAATATTGAAATATACCATTGTCACATCACTTTTAGAATGAAGGCCTGTGAAACTATTGCAAAGACTTGCTAAGTTGGACACACAGTAAATGTAAACACCATCTATCCTTTTGAGTTGATTGTTTACTATTTATCAGTAAATCCAGAATCCCAGAATAGGCGCTGCCTACCTAATACTGACTGGCTGttcttttgtgtgagtgtgtgtgtgtgtgtgtgtgtttgtatgtgtgtatgtgagagagaaaaacatagagacagacagacagacagacagacagagacagagtactAAGAGTTTTCTCTGACAGTCTTTCTTAGCATAGGGAATTTGTCTCTGTATGCCTTCcttttataaaggcaaaataGCAACAAGAAACCCCAAACAttgcaaaacattttaaatggccAAGTATCGTCTTAAATGCAAGAGGTCAGCTAAAGACATGGGCTCCCTTCCAAGAACAAACTAAATTTGGAATATAGGAGGGACCTTTCAGAAACCCTTTCCCAGGAGCCTGAACTTTAAATTCCTGTTATGGGTGAGTGCATTTGGCTGGACCCCCACACATTTGCTTTAGCAAATCTCctgaatatatataattgttCCCCGTTTGCTGGAGAAAGGTGAGATGCTTGGAATGAGCTGACTCAACTCTAGGAAGCCCATTGATGGAAATCTTCTGTAGAGCCAGCCACATAATACCAAGAACGTGTATCATGGCGAGACCTCTGTGTAACTCAAGTGCCTTCCCTTGCCCTGGTTGCCTCTGTCTGGGCCAAGCTCAGACAATAAATCCTCTGagatctcccttctcctctgttaCTGCCTGACTAGCCAGTAACTAAAGTAGTTACACACACCAGTCCTCAATCGATTGGGAGTTTCTTGAACATATCTGAAAAGTCCGTATTTATTTGAGAACTCAGAGCTGTTTCTTTAAAACTCCTAAAACTCGCCTCGCTAGGTTATCTGCAGCAGCTCTTCCCTCATACCCAATAGCCTCTTTGGTTACTATAAAAATAGGTGGTTAAATTCAGCTTGTGTTCAGCTTGATGCACTGTATATCTTTGATTAGCTTCTCCGGTGTCAGTTGGAAAATGTGACATGGTTTTATAAATGAAGTAGATGTGCACTTCTCTACAAAAATACACAGGAAGCAAGAGGTGGGGCATGAGGAGGTGAAGTGATTTAAAGCAATCCCATTCTTTCTCAGGTTTGAACAGTGTTACTATGGTGAaaagtgtttgtttgttctgttttgttttgtttgttttttgttttttgttttgctttttattaagcACTTGCTTTGAGAAAGGGGTGATCTAGATTGGGCTTTGCTAAGAACGAGCCTGGAATTCTGATTAGCTCTCCTTGCCTTTGGCCCTcccggagctggagttccagggagTTGAAAGCCGCCctttgtaggtgctgggagctggACTCCgggcttctgcaagagcagggcATGCCTTCAGCAACCTGGCATGGCTTTTTCCAGAAAAGTCAAAAGTCAGCAGTAAGGGTGACTGGTGACAAAGAGGCACATTTAGACCCATGTGCCAAGTGAGACGCCAAGCCTTATTCCAAGAGCAATGTGACACCACTGTTGGGTCCTTTAAGCCACAGCTGGTGTGCTCTGTTTTATGTCTGGAGGACAAGAATGTATGTTTTGCTTATCTGTTGTTAACCACACCCAAAACTCCCTACCTGAAAATTGCCACCCTAGTTTGCTCCCTACCCATTGGTCAGgaatctcccaagtgctgggattaaaggcgtgtgccagcactgcccagcaaGGATCCATTTTCTAGATCCTTTACTCATGAGCAGACATGCTGCCCATGTGCTCCTCCACTTTTTTCCTCGTCATACCGACTCATTCTCTAGGACCAGTTCATGGGATACTGGGCTTCTCATAGTCCACTGAGCTCAGAAGAGTGGTCCTCCTTTTCATGGTCTCTCATCTGTAAGACAGGAAGTGAGCACCCCAGAAATCAACTCTGCGCCGCGCCAAAAAGCTTGGACTCAAAAGGACGGGAGACCTACTCCACCGCCTGCAATGGAAGCAAGGGGCTACATGATGGACATACAGGAAGGATAGGAAATGCCACTGCAGCCACCTACAGTCACAAGTGAGGACGCCATCCAACAATTCAGACAAGAGATGATGGCTTAGGTGTGCATGCTTgcacagaggagaaaggggtCAATTCAGAAGAGTTTATGAGCAGAGTATGTGGGAACTGTAACACTCTAAAAAAATGCATTTGAGGATTGGTGAATGGAATTGTATTTGTAAGATTCCATAGATGTTAATCACGACCAGTGAAATTGTCACAGACACCTGATCTTATAATAGGACACATACATCACTATGCtttaaatgtgtgctttgatTTAAATCATCTCTTAGGACAGTAAGCTTTATAAGATTCTGTGAGGGGAAAGTGTGGATCTGTACTGTGAAGTGCAGGGACCTCCATGGCCTCATGAACCAAGACCATGGGATGGTAAGGAAGGTTCTGGCCACATATTCAAAGGCTTCATGGAAGTGAGTACATTCCTATGTTATAGGAAGATCTGGGCAGCTTTGACTTTACAGATCCATTTAAAGGCAACAGCTTAGGAGGCATAAGAATGCACCAAAGAGAGTATATGATAATAGtctgggcatttttttctttttttcaacaaAGATGCCTAAAGCTTAGGGCTGTGGAGATGACTCAGAATTTAAAAGCACTTACGGCTCGTATAGAGGGCCAGGATTTCATCCTTAACACCCacgtggctgctcacaactgtttgtaactcccattccaggggacccaacacatggtgcacatacatgcatgcatgcaaaactccaatacacataaaataaaaatgaatctttaaaaataattctgagccgggcagtggtggcgcacgcctttaatcccagcactttggggcAGGcgggggaagaggcaggaggatttctgagttcgaggtcagcctcgtctacagagtgagttccaggacagccagggctatacagagaaaccccatctcgaaaaaaccaaaaagaaaaaaagaaaaaaataataattctgaaAGCCATCTCTTCATTTTCACATGGTTAAGAAGCATCTAAGGACAGAGCTGGCCATGAAAGCTGCCTCTGAATCTAGTGTGGCAGTCTTTCTGGCGAGTCACCTGTCCTTCTGCCCAGGACGCAGCTCTGCTGTCCTGCAGCCATGCTGTTAATAACCTATGCTGCCGGTTACTCAGTAGACTTGCCAGAAGCCTAGGAGAACACATTGTGAGCAGATTGAATATGTCCCCACTACTGGAAAAAACTAACCCTAAAAATACACTTTTCTAATTTTGACTTAGTTGTGTCTCTGTGCCATGGCTAGTACATAGCATTCGTATGAAGCAGCTCCCCAGCCAGACCGCTGGTTAGGCTGCAGCGTGTCTCAtagaatatttcttaaaattcataGAATGCCTAAGACTCCAAAGTCATCCTATAACACTCTGGTCTTAAGTCTACCAAAAACCATCCCGGAAACACCAcgctggggtggagggagagccATGAGGGGTCTTCATTGTGGTCGCTGGTATACTGTTGTAAGGACATACATCACAGATACAGTCGACTTCCGGGGCATAATGTGTAAAGAGAGTGGCTTTTTCTTCACAATAATGGAACTAAACAAGATCTATTCCAGGCATACTTGATCTTGTATGGTCTGAATACTGTAATTTCATTCTTGACTACTTTTACGCTCTTCAGTACTTTCTGGATCACTGTATGTATATTTCTGTAGTACTTTTCTATCCCAGGAAATGGGCATACTTTGTGCTTATTCATCATTGTTGTAACTGAAAGCATTTGGCACCATCACTGTAAGTTCATGGAGGTCAATGACCTTTCAAAGACCCACTGTTTTTTCTCAGCTACATTGTCCCTCATTTGGGGCACTTTGCATAGACACTGTCTTTTTACATATGCGATGGAGCCATACAACATCATTCTATGCTCTGTGCATAAATATGAAGAGTTTGTGGACTCTCTGGACATAAGACAGCATCTCAGGATTCTTGCTGGGGATATTGCTTATGGGTTCCGATGTCCGTCCATCAGGACTGACCCCACAAAAGCCACATGCCTTCATCATCTTCCACATGTTAGCGTCACACACTGACAAGCCTAACTGCATCCACAACTAGGCCAGGTGGTGTTTAAATCCCAAATATGTAAAACTCCAATGCCTTTGTCGAGAAAAACTGACAGTTCTGAAGGCACTGTCAAGATTAGAGAAGACTTGTGACTGTAGATTTTCCTAGCCATTCATCCCAAAAGGTCTAAGACAGATGCTAAGaaatggcttttttctttctttctttcttttttctttttcttttttaggtctttaTTAAATCACCAGTGTTGATTCATCTACCTAGAAACCCCCCTTATACAATCCCAAGAGCTGtctccctcctccacttctcAAAGCACTTTCTCTTATGTCTAAGGACTGAGTGCAGACTGCAATATCTCACTGTGGATTTGAATGGGAGCCAGGACTGCCGGTGAAAGGAAAATTTCTCCTATGAAAGCTTTATTGTCAGTGCTTTCTAAAGATGTAGATTTTTCTAACACAGGCTACTGGCTTTTTTTCCACACACATTAATGCAGCTGTCTCTACCTCTCCTAGACCCACAGTCAGCCCTTTCTTTTAGGAATGCTCAGTGTCTAACCTTTGACCTCTGGATAGCGCACTCTATCTCAATGCTCCTTTGGCCATCAGTATGATGTATGCTATTGAAGGAAGGGGGTGGGTCGCCCTGGCCCTTTAGCAACTGGAAAGCCCTTGAAATTCCTCACATTCTTTTGCATTTGGCAGCTTGTTTACCTAATCACTGGCTTATTAGGATTAACACGAgtcttggcctcaaactcatccaTCTATTAACAAACCCGAGACCCAGTGGGTCCCAAGCATCCATCCATTAACAAAACCAAGACCCAGTGGGTCCCAAGCATCCATTTATTAACAAAACCGAGACCCAGTGGATCCCAAGCATTTCCCGCCTCTTCTCATAGTAGCCCATGGTGAGATATGAAAGCGCCTTCCCTAATTTTTAGATACACTTCAACCACGCAGCTCCGGTCAAAGGTTATTAAAAGGCTCCCCACCTCTACTCGCATGACACACAGAATCACCCTGAAGctaaaacaagaaacaactaCCACacttgtttgggggtgggggtggggaatggggactCTTAGGCTTTCATTTCAatccttataaaaataaatcattgtttTGGGTGAACAACTTAAATTTCAGTTCCCTCTTATGCTTCACAAATGGCCGTGTTCAGTACTTTGCTCTCCAAGCGGACAGCTTATATGCTGCCATTGGTTCCTAAAGATTTGTAAGGGCAGCCACTGTCCTAACAGTTCACTGCCACCCAAGTAGGACACATAGTAGGTCCTCAGGGGGGGAAATCCTTTTGGAATGATTGACAAGGATCAACAATTGTTCCTGATTACTTGGATGGTTTCTAAAAATACCGAAGAACATACATTCAGATATTaggtaaatatttctttattaaatgattaattttataaataaattctcttcactgatataaaattaaaatcatttacaaATTATTCCAGTATtacatttcccctccctccccaaaagctacattttgataaataaaaacattcaatCTTAAAACACCTGGTTTCTGTTTGCAGTTTAGAGTGCAGGTAGCTGCCTCAAGGACACTCACAGAGTGTCCACCCTCCACTCGGGAAGGAATGAGAGGCCCTTTCATTTACTTCTGTCAAAGGACAAGCAGGGCTTTCACCTGGCCCAACTAATCTTATGGTATCTCTATTACAACTGTAGaaccaagagggaaaaaaaagatctGGAGCAAAAAAATACACTTAGTAAATAatttacaaacagaaaacagaacgTCATCCATAAACACACTCCAATATGGAGCAATAATGTGTGCTCCAATACTATGAAGCGAAGAATTCTTCAACTGCGGCTGCATTGTTGTCCATCCACATCAGCCCCTTGGCAGTTTTGAAATACCTTAATGCTACTCAATAATGAGCAAGGCACCATTCGCCTACCGCCCACCCATGTCTCCATGATGCTAGCTTCACCTCTGTCCAACCCACTCTAGGAACCTGGGAGGCATTTAGTCCCTGAACTTGTGGATGTCGTTGAACAGGCTGTACAGGCGAAAGGATGCCTCGTTAGGATGTGGACAGTTGTAGTTACACTTGCAGGACTGAATCATCATGACATTCTTGGAAAACATCTCTCCATCTTCGCATCGGAACCGCATCTTCACAGTTCTGGTCTGCAGAGGTGTGCAGCACCGGCCGTCCACGCAGGAACCGCAGTATTTGGGCCGGTATTTCTTCACACTGGAGCACCCTGCATAAGTAAATCTGACTGGCTCTGGCGATTTCTTGGTCTTGCTGCATTTCTTGCCCTtctggaagaaagaacaaaaggaagccaaGAATGAGATGTGTTGGGGTTTTTGGAGGTGTGCATTTAACCACTGTACGTAGTGTTGGGCTTCATAAAGACAACTTCTTTGCAAATATACCatggccttttctctttcttaaacaAAGGCTCATATCCCACCCACCTGTGGGGTCACAGTCAAGCCCTGAGAGAAACTTACTTTCAGGCTGCTGTACACTGATTGTCCACAAGGACGCACTTCACAGATCCGGGTCTCTTTCACCAGGCGGCACTCTGGGTTGTCATTGGTAACTCGTGTGGAGATGCCAGTTCCGCAGCTCTTGGAGCACTGGGACCAGGACGTGGTTTGAACGATGCATTTCTGGCCATGGGCATGCAGAGGGTTGAAAAGAACTCGCGGTTCCGTGCCAAAGactagaaagataaaaagaaatggaagactgCTTAGAGGCGAGCATACACACACGGTTTCTACAAAGTTGCAGACCAAGAAAGCCTTTCGGCACCGGGTCTTAGGGACGCGGTGTCCGCTTACCAGGAAGCCGCTTCAGCGAGCTGCCCTTTCCAACTGCGATTAACTCATTGTTTCTCGTTAACTCCACCTCCGAGGCATCGAATTCAAGGAGGTCATCCTGGTCGTCCAGCGAGTCCTTAATGCTGTCTTCGTCGCAGACCCATTCCTCACAGCACTGCCCGCTGACTTTCACCAGCCGGGGGTTGGGACAGCCCAGGTTGGGGAGAGACAGTTCTTGGGGACACAGAGGAATGCAGCCCACGGCGCCATCAATACATGTGCACTGATGTTTACAGTTGGGCTGGAAGCTTTCCCCGTTCTGGTAGATTCGGGAGTTATATTCACAGGGTCTGCCTTCTGACTGAGCTGGAAAGACgaccaagagagagaggagaattaaGATTCGCCGCCGCGGGCTGAAACTCATACATATTTTCCGCTGTTCAATTCAATGTATGGTAAAGTTCCCTACAGTTCCCCCGAGACTCCAGAGCTGAACAATGAGTTAGTCAGGAATCACTTTTCCGTATGCGCTTTTCGTTGGGCCCAGACACTCTGAATCGCATTCCAGACTGCTGAAATCATGTGCCTTTCTGCCAAGCTACCATCAACAAAGCGTCACCATACATGGTCTCAAAATTACTAAACTTCTGGACTATGGggactattattttttttaaaggggccCAAAACCACAAGCCTCTTACCTCTGCAGATCCCTTTCAGAGCGGTGGAGCTGGCTCCGAAATTGCATTCCAGCCCCTTGGTGTGGTCGCAGGGCTGAGTTTTGCTGCAGTCCTCGTTGAGTTGCTTAGCGCAGACCTTACAGCAGCCGCAGCCGTCCCGGACCAACCCGACTCCCGGGGCGCACTTGGGCGCCTCCAGAGGGCAGTGGCAGGCGGCGGGGCAGGTGGAGAGAGCCTGCGAGAGGGGGAAGAAGCGCGTGAGACCGCTGTGCATCGCTCCGGGGAGGCACCTAAACTGCCCTGAGCGTAGGGCTGGCTGTGGAGCTCCGTCCACCAGCAGTGTCTTGATCGGGCCCCGCCACCTCGGCCACCCCGGCCACCCCGGCGGCTGCGTCCCAGGAAGAGGCCCCCCCTGGACATAAAGCAACAGCTCCTCTCGAACTTTTCAGTCTAACTTTCCCTGCTATGAAAGATGAGAGCCCGGGGAAAGGGATCGGAGAGGGCGGACCGGGAAGCGGTggttaaagggaaaaaaaaaaaaaatgtccaactCACCAGCCTGATCAAGTGGAGAAGGGTGAGGGCGACAGCGAGCGTCCTGACGGTGCTGGAGCTCATTGTGGCGCGCAGGAGGAACCCAGACGAGCGCGGCGACACGGAAGGCAGCGAGCCGGCGAGCAGCTGGATCGAACGCGCTCGGAGTGCGGAGAGGCGAGGGCCGAGGCGGCGGGTGTCCTCTCGAGGTGCAGCCGGAGGAGGCGCAGAGATTGCAGGCGCTTCTCTGGGGCGCTCTCGCTCACAGTCTACCCCGGCGCCGGGAGCCCGCCCTTTATAATGCCTGCAGTGACGTAGCTCTGTCGGCGCGTTCCAGAATTCTCAAACATTTCAGGAATGTTGGTTGGCGCGGGCTGCTGCCAAGCACCTCCCCTGGCTCCGTTGCACCTTTTCCCCCCTCTTCTCAGAtccatcagagaaaaaaaaaaagttcgtTTTTTTCCACTTTAAGTAACAACTTCCTTTGGGGAGGGCTGGATGCTTGGGGCGCGAGGTGAGGATTTTGATTGAAGAGGGTATATCGTGAGTGGGTTGGGGGGCGTGGTGTATGTGTTGGTGGGAACACCAGATATGGGAGGGCCGGAGGACCTGAGACAGAGGTACAAAAGTGGTTTTGTTTGATGATGCCTACCCGGAAAAGCAGCGAGCTGTTTGCTTGTTTACAACCAAGGTGAGAGTAAAGTTATCTACTGAGAGTCCAAAGAGGAGGGGGAGTTGGTTTCTAAGCCAGGGATCTATTTGTGGACTTCAAAGAGGCATGCTCGGATCAAGTCCCAAAGCTCTGGCATGATGTTTATTAGCCAAGAGAAGTGTATTGCGAATTAATACTGGCATTtatgaatgggggtgggggagcttcCCTCTTCGCTGGCAAATTTCCAGCCAGAGGTCTTCCCtcatccctccccctctttttttggTATGttgtacttgtttgtttttggaggttCCCAGTTTTAGTTCCAGCCCACTGCCTGCATTGGAAACCCAAGAGGAAACGAGTGCAGAGTTCTCCCGGAGCCTGACGTCCACTTCCTCACGGATGCAGGAGGCCGGGTCAACCCTCCTGGCCTCTCTCCCCGGACTGGCGGCGGTGGAAACTGAGCAGCTAAACCAGAAGCGGAGGAGCCCACCGTGGAGTGATTTGTCCTGAAAACATCAAGTGCAAAAGCTGCCAGGACAAAACAGATTCCAACAGGACCCCTGTGCCCTTTGGATGGCTGGAAAAAAGACTCGCTGTGTTTGCAGACATCCTCCtgcagtcccccccccccctgtgtatgtgtctctctgtgtgtatatgtatgcctcCGTGTCCGTGTCTGCTCATATGTCTttatgtgtctgtgcttgtgtgtctctgtctccctgtctctgtctccctgtctctctctgtctccctgtctctgtctccgtctctctgtctctctctctgtctctgtctctgtgtgtgtgtgggggggggcgtgtgtgtgtgtgagcttgtgtgtctctgtgtgtccatgtgtttaaCTCCTTTGTTTTGGATCACTTGGAAGTCATCCAGTCAAGGGAAGTGCAGCGGCTCTCTCCAAGTTCCAAGACATGAGAGATTTAGAGGGCCACACTGTGATAGAGGAAGCTGGGTTTTAAGATCTTATTAAACACACAACTGAAGACCCCCCCCCACAAGACCCTCTTCAGGGTTACTAATGCCATTCATAAACTTCAGAAGTTTCAGAATCTATCTTACgccattttaaaaggaaatgctaCTAGACTTCCCCTACTCCTTTAATGCTCTCCCTGGGAAAGCTTTTCTTCACTTTTAATATTTAGGGCCTCACTGCCTTTGCAGCCTGCGATCTTGCTTAAGAGAGCCTTCTGCACTGACTGTTCTGTGAATGACTCCAGTGGGAAAGAGAAGCTGTGGCTGGCGCACACTCCAGCGAAGACGGCTGTTACTGGAAAGGGTTAAGTTCATTCATTCAAAAGCTCCCTGTCGTAAGTCCTAGAGGAATTTGCTAGAGGCTGTAAGATCTCCCAGGCTTTCTGGGGGTGGGGACTTTTAAAGACAATGGGTTGTCAAGTGTTATGCAAATAATGAAAGCAAAGCCTAGGCCTTGTCCCTTAGGCCAGCCAATTTATTAGTTAGAGAACGGTTCCTCCTGCCTTAGAGTTCATTGTTTCCATCTTAGGGAAGCGGCGGGAGGGTAGGGGGTGAGGGTGGAGAAGGCACCGGGTAGGGAGGCGCTGGAGAAACAGAATGGAGAGGAGGGTTCCTGGCTTCTGTTGTGGCGTCTTTTCTATTTGCCTTCATGGTTGTAAGTATTTCCAGATGGTGAATCAGACACCAGACGTAACAATATTTCCATATTTGGGTATAGCAGTAGCCTGcgtttttaacatttttctccCTCTGTTATCCAACCACAAGGCATTCTTGACAGCTTCAAATGTTGTTAAATATAGACTTAACTTCTGTTCCCAGAGCAGGAAATTCTTTGGAATTCCTTGTTTTTCACGCAATCTGTCTatcatgatttaaaataaagttacagtGGATGATCCGACTGGCCTGAATATACTGTGTTCCTTTGCTGCGGGAGcgggggaatggggtggggggggcagccTCGAGCTCCAGTATACTGCACAGCGTTCAAACAGACACGCCATTCCatagatgcttttaaaaatcagattaaaGTTTTCTAACGAGGATGTGTGGGGTTTTGTTTCTGGACTCCAACTGGGCAATCTCGGAGAATGGGATTGTCCCAGAGGAGACGCGGGGAGAACATTAGCATCAGCCGTCCATTTAAAGCAGCGAGTGTGTGTGgtgagaagaggaggggaagctgGAGTCCTCAAGGCCAGGAGGTGCTGGAGGAGGGAAGGCTGCCGGAGCCTCTGGGCATCGCCTTTGCAGACAGCATCAGCATGCGCTGCTTAGCCTGCTGGGAACCAAGAGGAACAGCGGCTGCTTAAGTCCTTGCCTAGGATGGTCCAGCAACTCCAGACGTCCTGTCGCCTTCTCACCTCCTCTGCTGAGAGCTACAGAGCCTTCGTTGACAGACAGGGAGGGAAATGTGCAAATGATGTGGGTAAGTGCTGCTTCGGGTTCTCGTTGCAGGGCTCTTTACCCCCACCGTCTCTCCACCCAGCGAACTTGTTTCTTTTGAGCCGCAAGCCACTGAGAAAGGACTGCTTGTCCTCTGCGGCTCTTGGCTTGAGCTGAGAGATGGAGAGTCTCACTAGCAGCTGCCAGGGAAGGTTAGATTACCCCAAGAAGGCTTCACAGTCTCGCAGCAACGGAGACAGATCATAATCCCAAACCTGTCGACTCCAGCTTCCTAGTGGGTCTCAGACTAGGGCGTACATCAGCATCACCCGGAGGGTTGCTTAAAAGTCTGATTGCTAGGCCCCACTCCAGACTTTCTTCTCAGTTACATTTTAACAAGTCTCTAGGTGATGTAGAGGCTGctgatcccagaatcccaggctGCTCTGGACCACAGGagtgctccccctcccactcccccctgGCTCCTTTTCTCCCTGTCCAGGTCTCTCCCCCTCACCGTGTACCTTTTAACTCTCCCTACTTTCCCCACCCTCGCACCCGTGTGTCCATAATCAGATAGGAGGCTGCTCACGACTCCACTTCTAGCCACATTCACCGGGTGCGCAAGAGGCTTGCTTGTAGGTGACACCCTCTCGTCACCCCACATGTTTGCACCCCTCTTCATTCCCACACCCCC
This window encodes:
- the Ccn1 gene encoding CCN family member 1, with the translated sequence MSSSTVRTLAVALTLLHLIRLALSTCPAACHCPLEAPKCAPGVGLVRDGCGCCKVCAKQLNEDCSKTQPCDHTKGLECNFGASSTALKGICRAQSEGRPCEYNSRIYQNGESFQPNCKHQCTCIDGAVGCIPLCPQELSLPNLGCPNPRLVKVSGQCCEEWVCDEDSIKDSLDDQDDLLEFDASEVELTRNNELIAVGKGSSLKRLPVFGTEPRVLFNPLHAHGQKCIVQTTSWSQCSKSCGTGISTRVTNDNPECRLVKETRICEVRPCGQSVYSSLKKGKKCSKTKKSPEPVRFTYAGCSSVKKYRPKYCGSCVDGRCCTPLQTRTVKMRFRCEDGEMFSKNVMMIQSCKCNYNCPHPNEASFRLYSLFNDIHKFRD